The Nitrospinota bacterium genome includes the window TTTCTAAACGCCTGCACCGAGTTTGATCTTGATACATTGAGTCCCACTTATCGTTTGATTTTTGGTGCACCGGGTCAAAGTGCCGCCCTTGATACAGCTGAACGACTGGGACTGGATAAAAGCATAATAGAGCAAGCTCGAGGTTTGTATCAAACCAAGGATAACCGTGCCGAAGACCTGCTGAAAGATCTGACCCGTCAGAGACTGGAACTAAGCCGGGATAAGGAAGAAATCAAACTTGAGAAAGAAACGACTGAAGCCATGGCCAGGGAGCAGAGAATTCTGACCCATAGAATGCGAGAAGAAGAAAAGGATTTCCAAAAAAGTAAAAACAAAAAGCTACAACTGGAAGTACGAGCCGGAAAAGCTGAAATTCAAAAAATGATCCAGGAAATTAAGGGTGAAAAGAACCTGCCAAAAATTCGCAAAGTGGAAAGACAAATAAATTCGTTGAGCCAGGTACCTTTATCCTCAAAAGTAGAAGATGCAAAAGAATGGTCTTTACCCGTTGAAGAATTAAAATCCGGGGACCCGGTGTTAATTATGAACCTGGGTGCCTATGGCACTTTGCTTGAATCCCCTGAAGGTAAGAAAAAACTACGGGTGCAAATGGGCAATATCAATACGGTTGTTGATGCCAGGTCACTACGAGGCAATCCGCAGCAAAAAGGTAAAAAAAGCGAAAAGAAATTTTCAATGAACGTTCAAGCAGAGTCTGGAAATGATTCGGTCGCCTCTTGTGATTTAAGGGGTATGAATTCGGAGGAGGCAGGAGAAGTGATGGAGGCCTTTATCAGCCGAGCCATAGTGCAAAAAGCCCAGAGAGTTCTCATCATACATGGCCACGGGATGGGAAAAATCAAATCCCTTGTCCGCAGTTACCTGGAAAAATCAGGTCTTTGCAAACAGTTTATGGCTGGCGCTCGCCATGAAGGCGGGGACGGTGTCACCGTCGTTGAATTTTGATAATCAGGACAAAAACTCACTCACCTTCTTTTCCAATTCAGGCACCAATTGTTTCTCGAACCACGGGTTTTTTTTGAGCCAGATATTGTTTCTTGGTGACGGATGAGGTAAAACAAAATATTCCGGCAGATATGATTTCCAGCTTTTTACTGTTTCTGTCAGGGTTGCCTTCTTTTGCGAATTTAAAAACCAACCTTGTGCATACTGACCGATCAACAAGGTGAGCTTCCTTTTAGGGAGTTTACCCAATATCGGCGACATCCATGTATCCGCGCATTTCGGGGGCGGAGGCAAATCGCCGGACTTGCCTTTTCCGGGATAGCAAAATGCCATTGGAACGATCGAAAAATATGTCGTGTTATAGAATTGTTCTCTGGTTACATTCATCCACTCCCGTAATCTGTCGCCACTGGCATCGTTCCAGGGAATCCCGGTCTCATGAACTTTTATTCCCGGAGCCTGCCCGACAATCAGTATTTTTGATGTTGAAGCAAATGATAATGTGGGTTTTGCTGGAAAAGGGAGGTCTGCCTCGCAAAGTTTACAGACTTTGATATGTTGCCTCAGTTCTGTAATGGATTGATACAAGGATTTATTCTCCCCCTGAAAAACCGTTTTTTCAACTCATCTCGTTAAGATGCTAAAATATGTATTAAGACTTCAATATCAAGGAGAGCATAATATGCTTCAGAAAATATTAGCAAGTATAATCGTGGTTCTGGTTTTTGCGGTATCAAGTTGGGGACAACCTGCGGTCAGCTTAAGGGGGAAGCCTTTGACTCTAATAGGGGAAATAGCGCAGGTGGGTCAAACACTCCCGACAATCGCCCTCCCTGGCCTTGGTTTGAACATGATTGACCTGCAATCGTTCAAAGGCAAGGTGACTATACTGAGTGTTGTTCCCTCCCTGGATACTCCCACCTGCGATAAACAAACTCATATACTCAGCGAAGAGAACAAAGGGCTTGACCAAAACGCCAACCTGGTAACAATCAGCCGGGATCTGCCATTTGCGCAAAAACGCTTCGCTAAAGAAGCCAAGATCAACAACATCCTTTTTCTTTCAGATTATCGGGATGCTGAGTTTGGCAAATCTACCGGGCTATTGATTGAAGAAAGCCGCCTTTTGACACGAGCTATCATAGTCCTTGACCGTGAAGGGGTCATTCGATATCTGGAGGTGGTTCCAGAACTGGCCCGACTTCCTGAAATGGAAAAAGCCATGGAATTTGCCCGGTCATTATGAGCGCATTGAGTGTCGTGTAAACCGCTGATCTTCCCTCTTTTGACGTTTTTTGAAATACGTCTCGTAATCACGACAACCGCTCTTCAACTCGGAAACCTGACTCACTCCAAATGACCTCAAGAGATCCAAGATTTCTTTACGCTTGAGCTTCATATTTCACCTGTAAATAGCAAACTCTTACGTTTTTCTATCGACAGGTAACCTCAAAAACTTAAGCGCATTGACAGGGAGAAGGCACATGCCTAGTCAGGTCAGGCATGACAGACAGTAATACATTATCCAGCCAAACAGCTCTACATAATTGCCACTGCCGTTACGCCAGTCAGTTAAAAACTTTAACGAGTTGGCCGAATACTGATTTGGACTTTTTGAGTTTATCTTCATTACCCAGGGCACACACATTACCATTATCCCTGATTTCTTCGAACACAGATGCGTAACCCTTTAAATCTTCCAGCCGGGTAGATAATAATTCTTCGCGGATTTGTTTCTTCAAATCTTGGGTTCGGCCGGTAAGGTGGTCGATCATGGATGCCGAGCCTTTTCTGTCCGGCGTCAAAGGAGGATCCATTTTCCCGACACATCCTATGATTAATTTAGTCAACTCGTCATAAGACAAGTCCAAATTGCCCAGAAAATTTGCTATCTCATCATAAACAGCTAAAGTTTCGGCAAGATTGGGGTCTCGATAAGAAACCAGGTTGTAATCGCCAGTAAAAAAATCAAAAGAATTACTACTGCCATAAGCACCACCGTGAACCCGAACCTTGTCCCATAAAAACCCTGTACGAAGGAGTGCCTTCAACACTTCAAACTGGCCGGAATATTTAAACCCCAAATCATACAGGTTGGCCCCTTTGCCGACATGCTGGACATTACTGGCAGTTAAAAACCCCTCATTCAAAGGGACATCATCCAGAATCCATTCCTCGTTGCTGTATTCTTTCGTTGAAAGAGTATCCATCGTTTCATTGATTCTTTTTTCAATTTTTTTATAATCCTTTTTCCCTGACGTGATATTAAACAAGACGTTTTTGCGATTAAAAATTCGTTCAGCAACCTGTCGAAATTCGTCAGCCACCCCACCCGGATTTTTCTCAACACGCTCCAGCAATTGCTCCAAAAACCGGTAATACGTGATGCCATCGGTAAGGTCTTCAAACTTCCCGAGCCGTGACTGGTAAGACTGCAACCGGACTAATACATAGTGATTGCCATGAGGAACTATCGAGTCTGCCATATCGGCTTTTGCGCTACGAATGATCTCAACCAATCTCTTGTTATCATCAAAACTATATTCACCAAACAATTCGTCATAAAGATCAAACATGTTGTCCACTTTTTCCATCAACGCCTTACCATTGAAAAAGATATAAGAGAGAACCTGTTGACGATCTTCAACTGTAGCCGAGGAAAAATGAGAGGTGCGGATTCCACCCGTATGCATGCCTATCAATTTTGAAATTTCTGTATAACTACGTTTGCGAGTTCCCATTCCAAGCACAAGAGTCCCTAGCAGCGGGATATAAGGAATCATTTCGCGCGGTACCGATTTAGTACAGAACCCAATTTGAGTGTAGGCAATATTATTGGTGAACAAGTCGTGAAACAACACATTTGATTCGCTCTTGTTTTTTATTTCCAGAGGATACTTTTCAATTTCCTTAGGGACATCATTAATTTCCAGAGAAGGAAGCGTTGCAAGAGACTCAGGTGAGTCAGGGGTCAATTGCAATTCCTGGAGTTTTAGAGTTTCAGCAATCAACGCATCTAACTGACTCGAAGTAAGTTCATCTTTGACAGTTTTTAAAATTTTTCTTTCCCTGGCTTCTAACTTTTTCCCCAATCCTTGTTTAGGGCTCGCAACAAGGACAATTCGATGGTGATTCTCTATCAGGAACTGTTTTATCAAGCCTTCAAAATATCCATCATGCATCTGATTTCTAATCTTTTGCATCACTCTCTCAAACTTGAGATGGCTAAAAGGGTCTTTATCATAGAGCCATGAGCCTAACGCCTGGATGTTATAAACAATTCCTTTTGGGAAACCGCCAAAGTTTGCTTCCCGCAATCTGAAGTCTATCGAGTTGACGGCTGACAAAACCATGTCTTTTTCTATCCCCTTTTCCACCAATCCACGAAGGGTGGAATCTATGAGCCCAACAATTTTGTCCTCAAGCTCCAGCTCTGAGCCTTTTAGCCCAACGGCAAACATAGTATCGGCACGATTATCATCGAAACCTCCGCCTATAACTTCACTGCCTAATTCGGAGGCTATAAGGGCATTTCTTAAAGGAGATGCTGAAGACCCCAGCAAAAGATGGCTCAGAATGCTGAACCCGAGACAATGTTCGTGATTTACAGCTTTATCCAGCTTATACCCTACCAGCACATAAGTTTTTTTCTCCAGGGATTCCCCTGTAGAAACCGGGTAGGATATAAGTTTTCTTTTGGGTTTCCTGAAAGACCTCTGGTGAGCAATGGTGGTATTGACATCCATATACTCAAAGTCCTGCAAATATTTTTCCTGCAAAAAGTCCAGATAACTTTGGGTATCACCATCTCCATAAATAAAAAGCCTGCTATTCGAGGGGTGATAGTGTTTTCTGTGAAACTCCGTGAATTCCTGATATGTCAACTCAGGAATGCTTTTGGGATCACCCCCGGACTCAAACCCGTATGCAGTCGATGGGAACAGCAAGTGGGCCATCTGACGGTCCACGCAACTTTCAGGGTTGGAAAACTCACCCTTCATTTCATTAAGCACAACCCCTTTATAGACTATTTTATCTTCCGGGCTGTTAAGCTCATAGTGCCAGCCTTCCTGCTTGAAAGTCTCTTCAGTAATATTGGGGTAAAACACCGCATCAAGATAAACATGCATGAGATTAAAAAAATCTTTCTGGTTCCTGCTGGCGACAGGATACATCGTCTTATCAGGAAAAGTCATCGCATTTAGAAAGGTCTGCAAACTACCTTTCATGAGTTCAACAAAAGGTTCCTTAACTGGAAAGTTTTTAGAACCGCATAAAACACTATGCTCAAGGATATGGGCAATCCCAGTATCATTTTCAGGAGGGGTCCTGAACGTTGCACTGAAGACCTTGTTATCGTCATCGTTTTCAAGGACCATCAATTGAGCCTTTGTAACCTCGTGTTCAAAAAGGAGACCGAGAGACTTCAGCTCCTTAATATTCTTCTTTTTGG containing:
- a CDS encoding uracil-DNA glycosylase family protein codes for the protein MYQSITELRQHIKVCKLCEADLPFPAKPTLSFASTSKILIVGQAPGIKVHETGIPWNDASGDRLREWMNVTREQFYNTTYFSIVPMAFCYPGKGKSGDLPPPPKCADTWMSPILGKLPKRKLTLLIGQYAQGWFLNSQKKATLTETVKSWKSYLPEYFVLPHPSPRNNIWLKKNPWFEKQLVPELEKKVSEFLS
- a CDS encoding thiol peroxidase, with translation MLQKILASIIVVLVFAVSSWGQPAVSLRGKPLTLIGEIAQVGQTLPTIALPGLGLNMIDLQSFKGKVTILSVVPSLDTPTCDKQTHILSEENKGLDQNANLVTISRDLPFAQKRFAKEAKINNILFLSDYRDAEFGKSTGLLIEESRLLTRAIIVLDREGVIRYLEVVPELARLPEMEKAMEFARSL
- a CDS encoding peptidase M16 codes for the protein MGFELNKSYSGFILTKKKNIKELKSLGLLFEHEVTKAQLMVLENDDDNKVFSATFRTPPENDTGIAHILEHSVLCGSKNFPVKEPFVELMKGSLQTFLNAMTFPDKTMYPVASRNQKDFFNLMHVYLDAVFYPNITEETFKQEGWHYELNSPEDKIVYKGVVLNEMKGEFSNPESCVDRQMAHLLFPSTAYGFESGGDPKSIPELTYQEFTEFHRKHYHPSNSRLFIYGDGDTQSYLDFLQEKYLQDFEYMDVNTTIAHQRSFRKPKRKLISYPVSTGESLEKKTYVLVGYKLDKAVNHEHCLGFSILSHLLLGSSASPLRNALIASELGSEVIGGGFDDNRADTMFAVGLKGSELELEDKIVGLIDSTLRGLVEKGIEKDMVLSAVNSIDFRLREANFGGFPKGIVYNIQALGSWLYDKDPFSHLKFERVMQKIRNQMHDGYFEGLIKQFLIENHHRIVLVASPKQGLGKKLEARERKILKTVKDELTSSQLDALIAETLKLQELQLTPDSPESLATLPSLEINDVPKEIEKYPLEIKNKSESNVLFHDLFTNNIAYTQIGFCTKSVPREMIPYIPLLGTLVLGMGTRKRSYTEISKLIGMHTGGIRTSHFSSATVEDRQQVLSYIFFNGKALMEKVDNMFDLYDELFGEYSFDDNKRLVEIIRSAKADMADSIVPHGNHYVLVRLQSYQSRLGKFEDLTDGITYYRFLEQLLERVEKNPGGVADEFRQVAERIFNRKNVLFNITSGKKDYKKIEKRINETMDTLSTKEYSNEEWILDDVPLNEGFLTASNVQHVGKGANLYDLGFKYSGQFEVLKALLRTGFLWDKVRVHGGAYGSSNSFDFFTGDYNLVSYRDPNLAETLAVYDEIANFLGNLDLSYDELTKLIIGCVGKMDPPLTPDRKGSASMIDHLTGRTQDLKKQIREELLSTRLEDLKGYASVFEEIRDNGNVCALGNEDKLKKSKSVFGQLVKVFN